A single window of Sphingobacteriales bacterium DNA harbors:
- a CDS encoding tetratricopeptide repeat protein produces the protein MINFLAFFTFERLVILFFVSLLAFVGLTFAVGFEWSWMFLLLCIILIVRYFLLGTVGAAGRHLQNQDFAKAEQVLGWTKKPEWLMPGINAMYYFLKSALMQQKNDMSSAETYLKKSVELGLPDNETNAMAHVNLAALYLNKNRPKEAKEYYQKAKDLQPSTPQIKDALRQMDTYFKQQGKIPMYQQIDMHNNRGGRVIRK, from the coding sequence ATGATAAATTTTCTCGCCTTCTTCACTTTCGAGCGATTGGTTATTTTGTTTTTCGTATCCTTGCTTGCTTTTGTAGGACTTACTTTTGCAGTAGGCTTCGAGTGGTCGTGGATGTTTCTGTTGCTGTGTATTATTCTCATTGTCCGCTATTTTTTGTTGGGCACGGTAGGTGCAGCAGGTCGTCATCTGCAAAATCAGGATTTTGCCAAAGCCGAGCAGGTATTGGGCTGGACAAAGAAACCCGAATGGCTGATGCCGGGTATCAATGCAATGTATTATTTTTTGAAAAGCGCGCTGATGCAGCAAAAAAATGATATGAGCAGTGCCGAAACCTACCTGAAAAAATCGGTGGAATTGGGCTTGCCCGACAACGAAACCAACGCCATGGCACATGTGAATTTAGCGGCTTTGTACCTCAACAAAAACCGCCCCAAAGAAGCCAAAGAATATTACCAAAAAGCAAAAGACCTCCAACCCAGCACACCGCAAATCAAAGATGCACTGCGCCAAATGGATACCTATTTTAAGCAGCAGGGAAAAATACCGATGTATCAGCAAATAGATATGCACAACAACAGAGGCGGACGTGTGATAAGGAAATAA